The nucleotide window CTGCTCACAGGACCCCGGAACCCGAACAGGACGAGGACGAGGGTCGCGCTCGCCGTCGTCCTGGCGCTGCTCTCGGGTGGCGGGACGTGGGCGGTCGTCGAGGCCCGGCACGGGGGCGGCGGCGGCCGTGCCGCGGCGGAGCTGGGCGGAAAGCTCCCCGAGGGGTGGCAGGGGCCGTGGCGCACCGGCGTACTCCCGGCGTCCTGGAACGCGTCCTCGGGCACGCCTGCCTGCCAGCGCTCGGGGGCCTCCCTGTTCTGCGATTCGGACGACACTCGGCTCGTGCGCATCCGGATATCGGACGGCTCCGTCGCCTGGGCGCACGGACAGGCCGAGGAGGAGGACTGGTACGGCCTGCTGGGTGTCGGCGGCGGCATGGTGCTGGAACAGCGTCAGAACCCCTCCGCCGAGAACGACCCCGGAAAGATCAGGGGTGTGGCGGCGGCCACCGGCCGCGTGGTCTGGTCCGTCACCGGCTACGCGGGGACCACGGCGGTCGGCGACGGCGTCCTGCTCGCCGACCTCGACGGCCGCGACGGCCTGCGCGCGTTCGACGTCCGCGACGGCGACGAACGCTGGACGTTCCGCCCCCCGCGGGCCGCAGCGGACAGCGCGGCGGCCACCTGCGAACCGGCCGCGGTCGGCGGCCACTTGTACGCCGCGTGCGGCGCCGAGACCGCCCGGCCGAAGCTGTACGCGCTCACCTCGAACGGCGGCGTGCGGTGGTCCCACGAGACGAACGGCAGCGCGGTCCTCACTCCTGTGGGCGGGAGCGGTACGACCGTCGTCCTCTCCCAGGACCTCTTCTCCAGCGACGGCACCACGATGCGCTACATCGCCGTCGACGGCTCGGGCCACAGGTTGAAGGGGTTTGAGCTGACCGAACCGGACACGGCCATGGTCACCGTCGGCCAGGGCGCCGTGTACGTGGTCCGCGAGAACGGCGAGGCCGCGGCATACCGGCTCACCGACGGGAAGCGACTGTGGACCGTACGGCTCGGGCAGGACGGACTCTCGGCCTTCACCGTCAAGGGCAACCTGCTGCTGTCCGCCACGTCGAGCGGGCGCACCCTGGCCGTCGACCGGCGCACCGGCACCCTCCTGTGGAGCACGGAGCGCCTGGCCGACGAGAACAACGGCGACCAGGAGGAGTACGGGCGCCGCGTCTGGGTCTACGGCCGTACGGTGCTGGTCGCCGCGGCCGGCCCCGTCGTGACCGCGTTCGACGGGGCCGCCCCCGAGAAACTGCCGAAGGCCCCCTAAGGGAAGCTCACCGCGCGGACGGCTCCCACAGTCCCTCCTCCGTCAACCCCAGCAACCCGATCGCGTTGCGCCGTACGATCCGGTCCACCACGTCCGCGTCCAGGTGCCCCATCTGCGCCTCCCCCACCTGCCGTGACTCGGGCCAGGTCGAGTCGGAGTGGGGATAGTCGGTCTCGTACAACACGTTCCCCACCCCTATGGCGTCCAGGTTGCGGAGCCCGAACGCGTCGTCGAAGAAGCAGCCGTAGACGTGGTCGGCGAACAGTTCCGACGGTGGGCGGTGGACCTTGTCCGCGACGCCGCCCCAGCCGCGGTTCTCCTCCCAGACCACGTCGGCGCGTTCCAGGATGTAGGGGATCCAGCCGATCTGGCCCTCCGCGTACATCACCTTGAGGTTGGGGAAGCGTTCGAACTTGCCGCTCATCAGCCAGTCGACCATCGAGAAGCAGCAGTTGGCGAAGGTGATGGTCGAGCCGACGGCGGGCGGCGCGTCGGCCGAGGTCGACGGCATGCGGCTCGACGAGCCGATGTGCATCGCGACGACCGTGCCGGTCTCGTCGCAGGCCGCGAGGAACGGGTCCCAGTCGTCCGTGTGGACGGACGGCAGGCCCAGGTGCGGGGGGATCTCGGAGAAGGCGACCGCCCGTACTCCGCGCGCCGCGTTGCGGCGGACCTCGGCGGCGGCGAGTTCGGCGTCCCAGAGGGGGATGAGGGTGAGCGGGATCAGCCGCCCGCGCGCGGCCGGGCCGCACCACTCCTCCACCATCCAGTCGTTGTACGCCCGTACGCCCAGCAGACCCAGCTCGTGGTCGTCGGCCTCGGTGAACGTCTGGCCGCAGAAGCGTGGGAAGGTCGGGAAGCAGAGGGCGGACTGGACGTGGTTGACGTCCATGTCGGCGAGCCGGGCGGGCACGTCGTAGGAGCCGGGGCGCATCTGCTCGTAGGTGATGACCTCCAGCTTGATCTCGTCCCTGCTGTATCCGACGGCGGTGTCGAGGCGGGTGAGCGGGCGGTGCAGGTCCTCGTAGACCCACCAGTCGCCGATCGGGCCGTCGTCGCCGGGGCTGCCCATGACGGGCTTGAAGCGGCCGCCGAGGAAGGTCATCTCCTTCAGCGGTGCGCGGACTATCCGGGGGCCGATGTCCCGGTACTTCTTCGGGAGCCGGTCCTGCCAGACGTTCGGGGGCTCAACCGTGTGGTCGTCGACGGAGATGATCTTCGGGAAGGGTGCGGGGCTCTCCTGGGTCTCCATGGTCTCCATGTCCGTCACGGTAGCGCTCATCTGACGACCCGTCAGCTACCAGTCCGGACCCGTCGGTCACAGGGTCTGTTGCGAAGATGAGGAGTACGACGGAGAGAGTCTGTGTGGACGTCGTGATGGCGCGTGATGTCACTGCGACAACGTGTGATCGCCGTCTCGCACGGCTGACGTATCTGCCATGAACAAGGCAAACTGGTTCAGCTGACGGGGAGGCTTGGGGGCGACGATGGGGGGTGGACCGCGAGTGCCGGAGGAGGGTGAGCAGCGCGTGCCGGAACAGCGGAGTCCCGCGGACGCTCGGGTTCCGGACGCCGGGGCCGGTGCCGGTGCCGCCATGCTCCGCTTCAGCGTGCTCGGTCCGGTGCGCGCCTGGCGTGGCGCCGAGCCCCTGTCCACCGGGTCGCCGCAGCAACGCGCCCTGCTGGCCGCGCTGTTGCTCCGCGAGGGCCGTACGGCGACCGCGAGCGAGCTGATCGACGCGCTGTGGGGCGACGATCCGCCCTCGCAGGCGCTGGCCGCCGTACGGACGTACGCCTCGCGGCTGCGCAAGGTGCTCTCCGCCGATGTGCTGGTGAGCGAGTCCGGCGGTTACGCGATCCGGGCGCTGCCGGGGGGCGCGCTGGATCTCGCCGTGGCGCAGGAGCTCGCGGCGGACGCCGAGAAGGCCAAGAGTTCCGGGGATCTTTGCCATGCCCGCCAGCTGCTGAACAAGGCGCTGGGGCTGTGGGACGGGGAGGTGCTGGCGAGCGTTCCGGGGCCGTACGCGGAGACGCAGCGGGCCCGGCTCGACGAGTGGCGGCTGCAACTCGTCGAGACGCGGCTGGACATGGACCTGGAGCAGGGCTGCCACGCGGAGGCGGTGTCGGAGCTGACGGCTCTCACGGCCGCGCACCCGCTCCGGGAGCGCCTGCGCGAGCTGCTGATGCTCGCGCTGTACCGCAGTGGGCGGCAGGCCGAGGCCCTCGCCGTGTACGCCGACACCCGCCGCCTCCTCGCCGACGAGCTGGGGGTCGACCCGAGGCCGGGCCTGAGCGATCTCCAGCAGCGGATCCTCCAGGCCGACCCGGGCCTCGCCGAGCCCTCCGCGCCCCTCACCCCCGAACCGGCCGCCGGACCGGTCCGGCCCGCCCAACTTCCCGCCACCGTGCCGGACTTCACCGGCCGGTCCGCCTTCGTCGCCGAGCTGAGCGAGGTGCTGGCGGCGGCGTCCGGGGCCGAGGGCCAGGTCATGGCCGTATCGGCGCTGGCGGGCATAGGCGGGGTCGGCAAGACGACCCTCGCCGTGCACGTGGCGCATCAGGCGCGGGCGGCCTTCCCCGACGGGCAGCTGTACGTCGACCTCCAGGGCGCGGGCGCGCGGGCCGCCGAGCCGGAGACGGTCCTCGGCGCGTTCCTGCGGGCGCTCGGCACCCCCGACTCCAAGATCCCGGACTCGCTGGAGGAGCGGGCGGCACTGTACCGCTCGGTGCTCGACGGGCGCCGGGTGCTGGTGCTGCTGGACAACGCGCGGGACGCGGCCCAGGTACGGCCCCTGCTGCCCGGCACGGCGGGCTGCGCGGCGCTGGTGACGGCCCGGGTGCGGATGGTGGACCTGGCGGGGGCGCATCTGGTCGACCTGGACGTGATGTCGCCGGACGAGGCCATCCAGCTGTTCACGAAGATCGTCGGCCGGGAGCGCGTCGCCTCCGAGCGCAAGGCCGCCCTCGACGTGGTCGCGGCCTGCGGTTTCCTGCCGCTGGCGATCCGGATCGCGGCCTCCCGGCTCGCCTCCCGTCGTACCTGGACGGTGTCGGTGCTGGCCGCGAAGCTCGCCGACGAGCGGCGGCGGCTGGACGAGTTGCAGGCCGGGGACCTGGCCGTGAAGGCGACCTTCGAACTGGGCTACGGCCAGCTGGAGCCCTCGCAGGCCCGCGCGTTCCGCCTCCTCGGCCTGGCCGACGGCCCGGACATCTCCCTGGCAGCCGCGGCCGCCGTACTGGACCTCACCCTCGACGACACCGAGGACATCCTCGAATCCCTCGTCGACACCTCGCTCCTCGAATCCGCCGCCCCCGGCCGCTACCGCTTCCACGACCTCGTCCGCCTCTACGCGCGTGCCTGCGCCGAACGTGACGAACAGCCGCCGAGCGAGCGGGAGTCGGCGATGTCGCGGCTGCTGGACTTCTATCTGGCCACGGCGGCCGGCGTCTACGCGATCGAACGCCCCGGCGACCGCCTCGTGAACCACCTGGAGCCGACGGAGTACAAAGGGCTCCGGTTCACGGAGGGCGCGGCGGCGCTGGACTGGCTGTACACGGAGGCGGCCCCGCTGCTCGCCTGCGTCCAGCAGGCCGCGGGCACGGGGCGCCTCCGGGGCGCGGTGGACCTGCTGTGGGCCGCGAACGACCTCACCGAGTCGGGCGCCAACTCCCACCAGTACGAGACGACCGCGCGCGCCATGTGCGACGCGACACGGGAGGCCGGGGACACCCGCGCGGAGGGCCGGGCCCGAACGACTCTCACCAACGTCCTGCTGGACAACGGACGCATCCAGCAGGCGGAGGAGCAGGCGCGGATCGCCCTGGAACTCGCCTCCGCCGCACGGGACGACACCGCCGTCAGCTGGGCCGCCAACGAACGGGGGCTCATCTGTCTGCACCAGGGCCTGTACACGGAGAGCAAGCCCTTCTTCGAGCTGGCCATCGAGCGGCTGCGGGCCGTCGGCAACCGGCCCTTCGAGGCGACCTGCCTGGGCAACCTCTCCCGGGCGCACCTGGGCATGGGCAACGTCGAGGAGGCCGTCGAGTTCGCCCAGCGGGGCCTCGCGCTGCACATCGACATCGGCCGGACACTGCGGCTCGGCAACAGCCACTACGCCGTGGGCATCACCCTGACCCGGGCCGGGCGGCACGACGAGGCGCTCGTACAGTTCACCGAGGCCCTGGGTATCCTCAGCGAGCACCGGCAACGGCTCTGGGAGGGCACGACCAACTTCCGTATGGCCGAGGTGCACCTGGCGGCCCGCCGCCCCGCGTACGCCGCCCGGCACGCCGAACAGGCCCTCGCGCTGGGCTGCATCGGCGGCGACCGGATGCGGGGCAACGTGCTGACGCTGCTAGGGCGTTCGCTGCTGGCCATGGGGCAGGTGGACCGGGCCAGGGCCTGCTGGCAGGAGGCGCTCAGCCTCTACGAGCAGAGCGACGCCCCGGAGGCGGACGCGGTACGCGCGCTGCTGAGCCCCGCTCAGGCGGCATGAGCGACACGTTCAGCATTCGTTTATCTCGAACCTGCACTCTCGTACGTGTCACACCGTCGCGTCGGGGGGCAGGCGGGGTGACCAGGGGCCCGACCGGTTAGGGTGCGGCTCCGGACGCCCGTCCAGCAGCCTCGGGGGAGCCACTGGACGGGCGTTTCCTCACTCGTCCCCATGAGCGAAAGAGTCGAACGATGAGCGAGCAGAAGAACACCACGGGGGCACCGCCGGCGCACGACACGTCCGCGGAGAAGCCCATCACCATGGCGGACCGCCCGATGCCCACACCGCCGGCGCCGGACCCGGAGATGGTCACCATGGCGGACCGCCCGATGCCCGCCCCGCCGGCGCCGGACCCGGACGAGATCACCACGATGGCGGACCGCCCGATGCCCGCCCCGCCCGCCCTGGGCCTGGACAACAAGTAGGTCGACAGACCACATCCCGGACGGGGGTCGGCCGCGGTGGCACGGAGGGGGAGCCACCGCGGCCGAGGTGTGTCCCGGGAATGCCGCAGAAGGGTCAGGATGATCGCAGAGCACATCGAGCCGGGTGAGCCTCTCACCCCACGGCCCGAGCGGACACCCGCCGCCCTGCGCATGGCTCTGGCTCAGGTGGCTCCGCACCGGCTGGCCGAGATGGAGCGGCAGAAGGACGAGGCCATCACGCTCGCGGCACGCGCCCGCAGCCTCGGCCCCATCACCCAGTTCCTCGAAACGTGGGCTGTGGCGATCGAGATCGCGAGGATTCCCTGCTCCGCCGCCCGACTGCGCGCGGCGGAGTACACGGCGCGGACCGTCGACCACGACCATCCGGCCTGGCGTGGAGCCATGGACGAGATCCGCGATCTGCACACCACCGCCCGGGAGTCGCTCACTTCTCAGGTCACCGCCCCGCCGGGCTGACGCCCCGCCGCAGTTCCCCCTTCACCACCTTCCCGCTCGCGTTCCGCGGCAGCTCCCCCACGAACTCCACCGCCCTCGGCACCTTGTAGTTCGCCATCTCCCGTCGGGCCCAGGCGATCAGGTCGTCGGCGGTCAGGGTCGCGTCGGGGCGGCGTACGACGTACGCCTTGCCGACCTCGCCGAGGCGGGCGTCCGGGACGCCGATGACCGCGACGTCCGCGACCTCGGGGTGGAGGCCGATGAGTTGCTCGATCTCGGCGGGGTAGGCGTTGAAGCCGCCGACGATGAAGAGGTCCTTGATGCGGTCGGTGATGCGGAGGTTGCCGTCGGCGTCCAGTACGCCGACGTCGCCCGTGCGCAGCCAGCCGTCCTCCGTCACCGTCCGCGCGGTCGCGTCGGGGTCCTCGAAGTAGCCGGGCATGACGTTGAAGCCATGGACCCACACCTCCCCCTGCACTCCGGCGGGCAGCGGCGTGCCCGAGGGGCTCACCACCTCGACCTCCGTACCGGGGATCGCGCGTCCGGACGTCGACGCGATCACCGACGGTTCGTCGCCGCGCCGGCACATCGTGACGATGCCGCTGGCCTCGGACAGGCCGTACGCCGTCAGGACGGTGGCCACCCGCAGCTCCGCCCGCAGGCGCTCCACCAGCTGGAGGGGGACGACCGCCGCGCCCGTCACCACCAGGCGCAGGGTGGAGAGGTCGTAGTCGTCGCGCGCCGGGTGGTCCAGGAGCGACTGGTGGAGCGTGGGCGGGCCGGGGAGTACCGAGATCCGCTCCGCGGCCACGTTCGCCAGGGCCGTCGCCACGTTGAACACCGGCTGCGGGATGATCGTCGCCCCGCGCATCAGACAGGCGATCACGCCCGCCTTGTAGCCGAAGGTGTGGAAGAAGGGGTTGACGACGAGGTAGCGGTCGCCCTGCCTGAGGCCCGCCAGGTCGCTCCACACCTCGTACGCGCGGAGTGTCTGCGCGTGGGTGATCACCGCGCCCTTGGGGCGGCCGGTGGTCCCCGAGGTGAAGATGATGTCCGAGGGGGAGTCGCCGGTCAGCGCGGCCGAGCGTGCCCGCACCTCCCCCGCCGCCACCCCGTCGCCGCTCGCCAGGAAGTCCTTCCAGGTGCGGAAGTCGGCGGGGGCGTCGTCGGAGAGCACGACCACCTGCTCCAGGTGCGGCAGCCCGGGCAGCGGACCCGTCGCGACCGGGCCGCCCGCCGCCGGATGGCGCAGGCGTCCGCCGTCCGCCCCCGCCGCCCGCCGCAGCGACGCCACGTACGACGTCCCCAGGAACGTGCCGGTGACGAAGAGCAGCCGCGCCCGGCTGCGCGCCAGTACGTCCGCCGCCTCGGCGCCCTTGAAGCGGGTGTTGAGCGGCACCAGCACCGCCCCGGCCGTCACCGCGCCCAGCGCCGAGACGATCCACTCCAGCGAGTTCGGCGCCCAGACGCCGACCCGGTCGCCCACCCGGACGCCGTTCGCCACACAGGCCGCCGCCGCCCGCTCCACGCGGGCGCCCAGCTCCGCGTACGACACCCGCGTACGGCCGTCCACCACCGCCTCGACGTCGGCGTACCGCTCGGCCGCCGAGCGGACCAGCCCGGGGACGGTCCCCCACGCCACGTCACCGCGCACATCGAAGTCACCGCGCACAGCAGCCCTCCGTACCGAGAACCAGTAGCTGACTACCCGTCAGATTAGCTGTACCCTGACGGACTGTCAGCAGCCCGCAAGCCCCCCACCGTGCGGAGGTGTGCCCCATGGCCGTGCTCAAGGACGCGACCGCGATCGTCGGCATCGGGCAGACCCCCTTCGCCAAGCGACTCCCGCAATCGGAGCGGGCGTTGGCGTGCCGGGCGATCCTCGCCGCGCTGGACGACGCCGGGATCGCGCCGGGCGAGGTCGACGCGCTGGCCTCGTACACGATGGAGGAGACCGACGAGGTCGAGGTCGCCAAGGCGCTCGGCCTCGGCGACCTCACCTTCTTCAGCAAGGTCGGCTACGGCGGCGGCGGTTCCTGCGCCACGGTCGCGCATCTCGCCGCCGCGATCGCCTCCGGCCAGGCCACGGTCGGCGTCGCCTGGCGGTCCCGCAAACGCGGCTCGGGCCCCCGCCCGTGGAAGAACACCACGGCACAACTCCCCACCCCCGCGCAGTGGACCCGCCCCTTCGGCCTGCTCCGCCCCGCCGACGAGATAGCCATGCTCACCCGCCGCTATCTCCACGAGTACGGCGCCACCCGCGACCACCTCTTCAACGTCGCCCTCGCCTGCCGCAACCGCGCCAACCAGAACCCGGCGGCGATCATGTACGACCGCCCGCTGACCCGCGAGATGTACATGACGTCGCGCTGGATCAGCGAGCCCCTCTGCCTCTTCGACAACTGCCTGGAGACGGACGGCGCGCTGGCCTGCGTCCTGGTGTCGGCGGAACGCGCCCGGGACTGCCGCCGACCGCCCGTCTACGTCCACTCCGCCGCCCAGGGCCTGCCCGCCCAGCACCACGGCATGGTCAACTACTGGAACGACGACCCGCTGACGGGCCCCGCCTGGACCGCCGCCCGCCACCTCTGGAAGCACGCGGACGTGACCCCCGACGACATCGACGTCGCCCAGATCTACGACGCGTTCACCCCCCTCATCCCGCTCTCCCTGGAGGGCTACGGCTTCTGCGGCCGTGGCGAGGGCGGCTCGTTCACGGAGGGCGGCGCCCTGGAGATCGGTGGCCGCCTGCCCCTCAACACCTCCGGGGGCGGCCTCAGCGAGGCGTACGTGCACGGCTTCAACCTGATCACCGAGGGCGTGCGGCAGCTGCGGGGGACGAGTACGGCGCAGGTGCCGGGAGCGGCGACATGCCTGGTCACGGCAGGCGAAGGCGTACCGACATCGGCCCTGCTGCTGCGGAACTGAGGAGTTGAGCAAGGATGCTGACCCCTGTCGCGGACGACGACGGCGCCCCCTTCTGGGAGTACGCCGCCCGAGGCGAACTGCGCGTCCAGGCGTGCGCCGACTGCGGCGAACTCCGCTTCCCGCCCCGCCCCTGCTGCCCGCACTGCCAGTCCTTCGGCAGCGAATGGCGCGAGCTGAGCGGCCGGGGCCGGGTGTGGTCGTACGTCGTCCCGCACCCGCCCCTCCTGCCCGACTACGCCGAGCAGGCCCCGTACAA belongs to Streptomyces graminofaciens and includes:
- a CDS encoding serine/threonine-protein kinase → MNLAAEDPSVIGDYTLLDRLGSGGMGVVYAARSSSGRRVALKLVHERFAADPEFRVRFRREVEAARRVSGVFTAAVVDADPDAPRPWMATAFVAGDTLGDRVRRQGPLRGAELRRLAIGLGDALRDIHRAGVVHRDLKPANIVLSDDGPRVIDFGISRASDHQALTTTGRVMGTPPFMSPEQFSTPKDVGPASDVFSLASVLVFAATGREPFTAESPYMTAYRVVHDMPDLTGVPAALREVVSRCLGKEPKERPSVETLLAGLRALPDDDAVPDDDTMPGDDTMPGERLGGPGSGPIDPAAADETSRPYAPTQHAPTQPDGPHTTLRTLLTGPRNPNRTRTRVALAVVLALLSGGGTWAVVEARHGGGGGRAAAELGGKLPEGWQGPWRTGVLPASWNASSGTPACQRSGASLFCDSDDTRLVRIRISDGSVAWAHGQAEEEDWYGLLGVGGGMVLEQRQNPSAENDPGKIRGVAAATGRVVWSVTGYAGTTAVGDGVLLADLDGRDGLRAFDVRDGDERWTFRPPRAAADSAAATCEPAAVGGHLYAACGAETARPKLYALTSNGGVRWSHETNGSAVLTPVGGSGTTVVLSQDLFSSDGTTMRYIAVDGSGHRLKGFELTEPDTAMVTVGQGAVYVVRENGEAAAYRLTDGKRLWTVRLGQDGLSAFTVKGNLLLSATSSGRTLAVDRRTGTLLWSTERLADENNGDQEEYGRRVWVYGRTVLVAAAGPVVTAFDGAAPEKLPKAP
- a CDS encoding amidohydrolase family protein, with translation METMETQESPAPFPKIISVDDHTVEPPNVWQDRLPKKYRDIGPRIVRAPLKEMTFLGGRFKPVMGSPGDDGPIGDWWVYEDLHRPLTRLDTAVGYSRDEIKLEVITYEQMRPGSYDVPARLADMDVNHVQSALCFPTFPRFCGQTFTEADDHELGLLGVRAYNDWMVEEWCGPAARGRLIPLTLIPLWDAELAAAEVRRNAARGVRAVAFSEIPPHLGLPSVHTDDWDPFLAACDETGTVVAMHIGSSSRMPSTSADAPPAVGSTITFANCCFSMVDWLMSGKFERFPNLKVMYAEGQIGWIPYILERADVVWEENRGWGGVADKVHRPPSELFADHVYGCFFDDAFGLRNLDAIGVGNVLYETDYPHSDSTWPESRQVGEAQMGHLDADVVDRIVRRNAIGLLGLTEEGLWEPSAR
- a CDS encoding BTAD domain-containing putative transcriptional regulator encodes the protein MGGGPRVPEEGEQRVPEQRSPADARVPDAGAGAGAAMLRFSVLGPVRAWRGAEPLSTGSPQQRALLAALLLREGRTATASELIDALWGDDPPSQALAAVRTYASRLRKVLSADVLVSESGGYAIRALPGGALDLAVAQELAADAEKAKSSGDLCHARQLLNKALGLWDGEVLASVPGPYAETQRARLDEWRLQLVETRLDMDLEQGCHAEAVSELTALTAAHPLRERLRELLMLALYRSGRQAEALAVYADTRRLLADELGVDPRPGLSDLQQRILQADPGLAEPSAPLTPEPAAGPVRPAQLPATVPDFTGRSAFVAELSEVLAAASGAEGQVMAVSALAGIGGVGKTTLAVHVAHQARAAFPDGQLYVDLQGAGARAAEPETVLGAFLRALGTPDSKIPDSLEERAALYRSVLDGRRVLVLLDNARDAAQVRPLLPGTAGCAALVTARVRMVDLAGAHLVDLDVMSPDEAIQLFTKIVGRERVASERKAALDVVAACGFLPLAIRIAASRLASRRTWTVSVLAAKLADERRRLDELQAGDLAVKATFELGYGQLEPSQARAFRLLGLADGPDISLAAAAAVLDLTLDDTEDILESLVDTSLLESAAPGRYRFHDLVRLYARACAERDEQPPSERESAMSRLLDFYLATAAGVYAIERPGDRLVNHLEPTEYKGLRFTEGAAALDWLYTEAAPLLACVQQAAGTGRLRGAVDLLWAANDLTESGANSHQYETTARAMCDATREAGDTRAEGRARTTLTNVLLDNGRIQQAEEQARIALELASAARDDTAVSWAANERGLICLHQGLYTESKPFFELAIERLRAVGNRPFEATCLGNLSRAHLGMGNVEEAVEFAQRGLALHIDIGRTLRLGNSHYAVGITLTRAGRHDEALVQFTEALGILSEHRQRLWEGTTNFRMAEVHLAARRPAYAARHAEQALALGCIGGDRMRGNVLTLLGRSLLAMGQVDRARACWQEALSLYEQSDAPEADAVRALLSPAQAA
- a CDS encoding fatty acid--CoA ligase family protein → MRGDVAWGTVPGLVRSAAERYADVEAVVDGRTRVSYAELGARVERAAAACVANGVRVGDRVGVWAPNSLEWIVSALGAVTAGAVLVPLNTRFKGAEAADVLARSRARLLFVTGTFLGTSYVASLRRAAGADGGRLRHPAAGGPVATGPLPGLPHLEQVVVLSDDAPADFRTWKDFLASGDGVAAGEVRARSAALTGDSPSDIIFTSGTTGRPKGAVITHAQTLRAYEVWSDLAGLRQGDRYLVVNPFFHTFGYKAGVIACLMRGATIIPQPVFNVATALANVAAERISVLPGPPTLHQSLLDHPARDDYDLSTLRLVVTGAAVVPLQLVERLRAELRVATVLTAYGLSEASGIVTMCRRGDEPSVIASTSGRAIPGTEVEVVSPSGTPLPAGVQGEVWVHGFNVMPGYFEDPDATARTVTEDGWLRTGDVGVLDADGNLRITDRIKDLFIVGGFNAYPAEIEQLIGLHPEVADVAVIGVPDARLGEVGKAYVVRRPDATLTADDLIAWARREMANYKVPRAVEFVGELPRNASGKVVKGELRRGVSPAGR
- a CDS encoding lipid-transfer protein yields the protein MAVLKDATAIVGIGQTPFAKRLPQSERALACRAILAALDDAGIAPGEVDALASYTMEETDEVEVAKALGLGDLTFFSKVGYGGGGSCATVAHLAAAIASGQATVGVAWRSRKRGSGPRPWKNTTAQLPTPAQWTRPFGLLRPADEIAMLTRRYLHEYGATRDHLFNVALACRNRANQNPAAIMYDRPLTREMYMTSRWISEPLCLFDNCLETDGALACVLVSAERARDCRRPPVYVHSAAQGLPAQHHGMVNYWNDDPLTGPAWTAARHLWKHADVTPDDIDVAQIYDAFTPLIPLSLEGYGFCGRGEGGSFTEGGALEIGGRLPLNTSGGGLSEAYVHGFNLITEGVRQLRGTSTAQVPGAATCLVTAGEGVPTSALLLRN
- a CDS encoding Zn-ribbon domain-containing OB-fold protein; the protein is MLTPVADDDGAPFWEYAARGELRVQACADCGELRFPPRPCCPHCQSFGSEWRELSGRGRVWSYVVPHPPLLPDYAEQAPYNVILVELAEAPRIRLVGNLVSEAGARLDSVPPERIRIGARVRAVFTPEGLPQWVLERP